One Peterkaempfera bronchialis DNA window includes the following coding sequences:
- the ppdK gene encoding pyruvate, phosphate dikinase produces MPKFVYSFTEGNKDLKDLLGGKGANLAEMTNLGLPVPPGFTITTEACKVYLESGSEPAGLRDEVSAHLDALEQTMGKRLGQADDPLLVSVRSGAKFSMPGMMDTVLNIGLSDASVAGLAAQAGDERFAWDSYRRLVQMFGKTVLGVDGDLFEEALDEAKHAKGTTNDLDLDAADLEALVDRFKDIVRKETGRDFPQDPREQMDLAVHAVFESWNSDRARLYRRQERIPNDLATAVNVCSMVFGNLGADSGTGVAFTRDPSTGTQGVYGDYLQNAQGEDVVAGIRNTVPLAELETLDKASYDQLMTIMETLENHYRDLCDIEFTIERGKLWMLQTRVGKRTAAAAFRIAVQLVDQGLIDLDEALHRVNGAQLAQLMFPRFAEPATSSGEGKADRIAWGIAASPGAAVGKAVFDSYTAVKWSRSGEKVILVRRETNPDDLDGMIAAEGILTSRGGKTSHAAVVARGMGKTCVCGAEELEVDTKKRRFATADGRVVEEGDLISIDGSTGKVYLGEVPVVPSPVVEYFEGTLHAGADEQGGLVQAVHRIMAHADVRRRLRVRANADNADDASRARRYGAQGIGLCRTEHMFLGEERRKEVEQLILADTDQERESALRTLLPLQKGDFVELFQAMDGLPVTVRLLDPPLHEFLPDITELSVRVALAEARKDPHENDLRLLQAVHRLHEQNPMLGLRGVRLGLVIPGLFSMQVRAIAEAAAERRLAGGDPRPEIMIPLVGTVQELEIVREDAEKVLAEVRAATGVDLDIKLGTMIELPRAAVTAGQIAEAAEFFSFGTNDLTQTVWGFSRDDVEASFFTAYLEKGIFGVSPFETIDRDGVGSLVKQAVAAGRATRPDLKLGVCGEHGGDPDSVHFFHEVGLDYVSCSPFRIPVARLEAGRAAIETAGSDSR; encoded by the coding sequence GTGCCGAAATTCGTCTACTCCTTCACCGAGGGCAACAAGGACCTCAAGGATCTTCTCGGCGGCAAGGGAGCGAACCTCGCCGAGATGACCAACCTCGGACTGCCCGTCCCTCCGGGCTTCACCATCACCACCGAGGCATGCAAGGTCTACCTGGAGTCCGGCAGCGAGCCCGCCGGACTCCGCGACGAGGTGAGTGCGCACCTCGACGCCCTGGAGCAGACCATGGGCAAGCGGCTGGGACAGGCCGACGACCCCCTGCTGGTCTCGGTGCGCTCCGGGGCCAAGTTCTCCATGCCGGGCATGATGGACACCGTCCTCAACATCGGCCTCTCCGACGCCTCGGTGGCCGGACTCGCGGCCCAGGCAGGCGATGAGCGCTTCGCCTGGGACTCCTACCGCCGCCTTGTCCAGATGTTCGGCAAGACGGTGCTGGGTGTGGACGGCGACCTCTTCGAGGAGGCGCTGGATGAGGCCAAGCACGCCAAGGGCACCACCAATGACCTGGACCTGGACGCCGCCGACCTGGAAGCCCTGGTCGACCGGTTCAAGGACATCGTCCGCAAGGAGACCGGCCGGGACTTCCCGCAGGACCCGCGCGAGCAGATGGACCTCGCCGTGCACGCGGTCTTCGAGTCCTGGAACAGCGACCGGGCCAGGCTCTACCGCCGCCAGGAGCGCATCCCCAACGACCTGGCCACGGCGGTCAACGTCTGCTCCATGGTCTTCGGCAACCTCGGCGCCGACTCGGGCACCGGTGTCGCCTTCACCCGCGACCCCTCCACCGGCACCCAGGGCGTCTACGGCGACTACCTCCAGAACGCCCAGGGCGAGGACGTCGTCGCCGGCATCCGCAACACCGTCCCGCTGGCCGAGCTGGAGACGCTGGACAAGGCGTCGTACGACCAGCTGATGACCATCATGGAGACCCTGGAGAACCACTACCGGGACCTCTGCGACATCGAGTTCACCATCGAGCGCGGCAAGCTGTGGATGCTCCAGACCCGGGTCGGCAAGCGCACCGCGGCCGCCGCCTTCCGGATCGCGGTCCAGCTGGTCGACCAGGGCCTGATCGACCTGGACGAGGCGCTGCACCGGGTCAACGGCGCCCAGCTGGCGCAGCTGATGTTCCCCCGCTTCGCGGAGCCCGCGACCTCCTCGGGGGAGGGCAAGGCCGACCGGATCGCCTGGGGCATCGCCGCCTCGCCCGGCGCCGCCGTCGGCAAGGCCGTCTTCGACTCCTACACCGCCGTCAAGTGGTCCCGCTCCGGCGAGAAGGTCATCCTGGTACGCCGGGAGACCAACCCCGACGACCTGGACGGCATGATCGCCGCCGAGGGCATCCTCACCTCCCGGGGCGGCAAGACCTCGCATGCGGCCGTGGTGGCCCGAGGCATGGGCAAGACCTGTGTCTGCGGCGCCGAGGAGCTGGAGGTCGACACCAAGAAGCGCCGCTTCGCCACCGCCGACGGCCGGGTCGTCGAGGAGGGCGACCTGATCTCCATCGACGGCTCCACCGGCAAGGTCTACCTGGGCGAGGTCCCGGTGGTCCCCTCCCCGGTGGTGGAGTACTTCGAGGGCACCCTGCACGCCGGGGCCGACGAGCAGGGCGGCCTGGTGCAGGCGGTGCACCGGATCATGGCGCACGCCGACGTACGGCGGAGGCTGCGGGTCCGCGCCAACGCCGACAACGCCGACGACGCCTCGCGCGCCCGCCGCTACGGCGCCCAGGGCATCGGGCTCTGCCGCACCGAGCACATGTTCCTCGGCGAGGAGCGCCGCAAGGAGGTCGAGCAGCTGATCCTGGCCGACACCGACCAGGAGCGCGAGTCCGCGCTGCGCACCCTGCTGCCGCTGCAGAAGGGCGACTTCGTCGAGCTCTTCCAGGCCATGGACGGGCTGCCGGTCACCGTACGGCTGCTGGACCCGCCGCTGCACGAGTTCCTGCCCGACATCACCGAGCTGTCGGTGCGGGTCGCCCTCGCCGAGGCCCGCAAGGACCCGCACGAGAACGACCTGCGGCTGCTCCAGGCCGTGCACCGGCTGCATGAGCAGAACCCGATGCTGGGCCTGCGCGGCGTACGCCTCGGCCTGGTCATCCCCGGCCTCTTCTCCATGCAGGTCCGGGCCATCGCGGAGGCCGCCGCCGAGCGGCGGCTGGCGGGCGGCGACCCCAGGCCGGAGATCATGATCCCGCTGGTGGGCACCGTCCAGGAGCTGGAGATCGTCCGCGAGGACGCCGAGAAGGTGCTGGCCGAGGTCAGGGCCGCCACCGGCGTCGACCTGGACATCAAGCTCGGCACCATGATCGAGCTGCCGCGCGCCGCCGTCACCGCCGGGCAGATCGCCGAGGCGGCGGAGTTCTTCTCCTTCGGCACCAACGACCTGACCCAGACCGTGTGGGGGTTCAGCCGCGACGACGTCGAGGCGTCCTTCTTCACCGCCTACCTGGAGAAGGGCATCTTCGGCGTCTCCCCGTTCGAGACCATCGACCGGGACGGCGTCGGCTCGCTGGTCAAGCAGGCCGTCGCGGCCGGCCGGGCCACCCGGCCCGACCTCAAGCTGGGCGTCTGCGGCGAGCACGGCGGCGACCCGGACTCGGTCCACTTCTTCCACGAGGTGGGGCTGGACTACGTCTCCTGCTCCCCCTTCCGCATCCCGGTGGCACGCCTGGAGGCCGGCCGCGCCGCCATCGAGACGGCGGGCAGCGACTCGCGCTGA
- the dusB gene encoding tRNA dihydrouridine synthase DusB codes for MTTTAEPAATAPQGGFAPLRVGPMQVWPPVVLAPMAGITNAPFRTLCREQSGGRGLFVSEMITTRALVERDRKTLRLIRFDPSEQPRSIQLYGVDPVTVGRAVRMIADEDLADHIDLNFGCPVPKVTRKGGGSALPYKRNLLRALLREAVGNAGALPVTVKMRKGIDDAHLTYLDAGRIAAEEGVAAIALHGRTAVQHYGGTADWSAVARLREAVPDGIPVLGNGDIWSADDAVRMMRETGCDGVVVGRGCLGRPWLFKDLVSIFEGEVDYQRPSFRRVASVMLRHAELLGEWIGDEARGVIDFRKHVAWYTKGFSVGSEMRVKLANASSLAELEGLLSSLDLDQPWPEGADGPRGRTTGERRVVLPEGWLDDPYDCAVPGADAELDTSGG; via the coding sequence ATGACCACCACCGCCGAACCCGCCGCCACCGCACCCCAGGGCGGCTTTGCGCCGCTGCGGGTGGGGCCGATGCAGGTGTGGCCGCCGGTGGTGCTGGCGCCGATGGCGGGGATCACCAATGCGCCGTTCCGCACGCTCTGCCGGGAGCAGAGCGGCGGCCGGGGGCTGTTCGTCAGCGAGATGATCACGACCCGGGCGCTGGTGGAGCGGGACCGCAAGACCCTGCGGCTGATCCGGTTCGACCCCAGCGAGCAGCCGCGCTCCATCCAGCTGTACGGGGTGGACCCGGTCACCGTGGGCCGGGCCGTGCGCATGATCGCCGACGAGGACCTGGCCGACCACATCGACCTGAACTTCGGCTGCCCGGTGCCCAAGGTGACCCGCAAGGGCGGCGGCTCGGCGCTGCCGTACAAGCGGAACCTGCTGCGCGCCCTGCTGCGCGAGGCGGTCGGCAACGCGGGCGCGCTGCCGGTGACGGTCAAGATGCGCAAGGGCATCGACGACGCCCACCTCACCTACCTGGACGCCGGGCGGATCGCCGCCGAGGAGGGGGTGGCGGCCATCGCCCTGCACGGCCGCACCGCCGTGCAGCACTACGGCGGCACCGCCGACTGGTCGGCGGTCGCCCGGCTGCGCGAGGCGGTGCCGGACGGGATTCCGGTGCTGGGCAACGGCGACATCTGGTCGGCGGACGACGCGGTGCGGATGATGCGGGAGACCGGCTGCGACGGCGTGGTGGTGGGGCGCGGCTGCCTGGGGAGGCCGTGGCTGTTCAAGGACCTGGTGTCGATCTTCGAGGGCGAGGTGGACTACCAGCGTCCGTCGTTCCGCCGGGTCGCCTCGGTGATGCTGCGCCATGCCGAGCTGCTGGGGGAGTGGATCGGCGACGAGGCGCGCGGCGTGATCGACTTCCGTAAGCATGTGGCCTGGTACACCAAGGGCTTCTCGGTCGGCTCCGAGATGCGGGTGAAGCTGGCGAACGCCTCCTCGCTGGCCGAGCTGGAGGGCCTGCTCTCCTCGCTCGACCTGGACCAGCCCTGGCCGGAGGGGGCGGACGGCCCGCGCGGCCGGACCACCGGGGAGCGCCGGGTGGTCCTCCCCGAGGGCTGGCTGGACGACCCGTACGACTGCGCGGTCCCGGGCGCCGACGCCGAGCTGGACACCTCCGGCGGCTGA
- a CDS encoding NADAR family protein, translating into MQPSTGHTEPTRPTEPAAVRSRSELADLTASGVRPRYLMFWGPRPQRDGSVGAGCLSQWWPSPFTVDGVEYATAEHWMMAGKARLFGDEETLGGILAARTPGEARKLGRLVRGFREEQWARERAELVVEGNVAKFGQDAALSAYLLATRHRVLVEASPLDRIWGIGLAADDRRAADPARWRGLNLLGFALMEARRKLAD; encoded by the coding sequence ATGCAGCCCAGCACCGGGCACACCGAGCCCACCCGGCCCACCGAGCCCGCGGCCGTCCGCAGCCGCTCCGAGCTGGCCGACCTCACCGCCTCCGGGGTGCGACCGAGGTATCTGATGTTCTGGGGACCCCGGCCGCAGCGGGACGGGAGCGTCGGCGCCGGGTGCCTCAGCCAGTGGTGGCCGTCCCCCTTCACGGTGGACGGGGTGGAGTACGCCACCGCCGAGCACTGGATGATGGCGGGCAAGGCCCGGCTGTTCGGGGACGAGGAGACACTGGGCGGCATCCTGGCGGCGCGCACCCCGGGGGAGGCCAGGAAGCTGGGCCGGCTGGTGCGGGGGTTCCGCGAGGAGCAGTGGGCGCGGGAGCGGGCCGAGCTGGTGGTGGAGGGGAACGTCGCCAAGTTCGGACAGGACGCGGCGCTCTCCGCCTATCTGCTCGCCACCCGGCACCGGGTGCTGGTGGAGGCCAGTCCGCTGGACCGGATCTGGGGCATCGGCCTGGCCGCCGATGATCGGCGCGCCGCCGATCCGGCCCGCTGGCGAGGGCTCAACCTGCTGGGTTTCGCGCTGATGGAGGCCCGCCGCAAGCTTGCTGACTGA
- a CDS encoding glycine--tRNA ligase — protein sequence MAADKIDTIVSLSKRRGFVYPCSEIYGGQRAAWDYGPLGVELKENIKRQWWRAMVTGREDVVGIDSSVILAREVWEASGHVATFNDPLTECTSCHKRFRADHLEEAYEAKHGHVPAGGLADVNCPNCGNKGTFTEPKQFSGMLKTHLGVTEDASGLAYLRPETAQGIFVNFKAVQQTSRKKPPFGIAQTGKSFRNEITPGNFIFRTREFEQMEMEFFVKPGEDEKWHEYWLQERWDWYTGLGINPDNMRFFEHPKEKLSHYAKRTVDIEYRFNFGGQEFSELEGVANRTDYDLSVHSEHSGQDLKYFDQESGERWFPYVIEPAAGLNRAMLAFLLDAYFEDEAPNAKGVLEKRVGMRLDPRLAPVKVAVLPLSRNTDLSPKARGLAADLRQAWNVEFDDAGAIGKRYRRQDEIGTPFCVTVDFDTLEDNAVTVRERDTMAQERVSLDQVKSYLGARLLGC from the coding sequence GTGGCCGCCGACAAGATCGACACGATCGTCAGCCTGAGCAAGCGCCGTGGCTTCGTCTACCCCTGCAGCGAGATCTACGGTGGTCAGCGCGCCGCCTGGGACTACGGGCCACTGGGCGTGGAGCTCAAGGAGAACATCAAGCGGCAGTGGTGGCGTGCCATGGTCACCGGTCGCGAGGATGTGGTGGGCATCGACTCCTCGGTGATCCTCGCCCGCGAGGTGTGGGAGGCCTCCGGCCACGTCGCCACCTTCAACGACCCGCTGACCGAGTGCACCTCCTGCCACAAGCGGTTCCGCGCGGACCACCTGGAGGAGGCGTACGAGGCCAAGCACGGCCATGTCCCGGCCGGCGGCCTCGCCGACGTCAACTGCCCCAACTGCGGCAACAAGGGCACCTTCACCGAGCCCAAGCAGTTCTCCGGCATGCTCAAGACCCACCTGGGCGTGACCGAGGACGCCTCCGGTCTGGCCTATCTGCGCCCGGAGACCGCGCAGGGGATCTTCGTCAACTTCAAGGCCGTGCAGCAGACCTCGCGCAAGAAGCCGCCGTTCGGCATCGCCCAGACCGGCAAGTCCTTCCGCAACGAGATCACCCCCGGCAACTTCATCTTCCGCACCCGCGAGTTCGAGCAGATGGAGATGGAGTTCTTCGTCAAGCCCGGCGAGGACGAGAAGTGGCACGAGTACTGGCTCCAGGAGCGCTGGGACTGGTACACCGGCCTGGGCATCAACCCCGACAACATGCGCTTCTTCGAGCACCCCAAGGAGAAGCTCTCCCACTACGCCAAGCGCACGGTGGACATCGAGTACCGCTTCAACTTCGGCGGTCAGGAGTTCTCCGAGCTGGAGGGCGTCGCCAACCGCACCGACTACGACCTCTCGGTGCACAGCGAGCACTCCGGCCAGGACCTGAAGTACTTCGACCAGGAGTCCGGCGAGCGCTGGTTCCCCTATGTCATCGAGCCTGCGGCCGGCCTCAACCGCGCCATGCTGGCCTTCCTGCTGGACGCCTACTTCGAGGACGAGGCGCCCAACGCCAAGGGCGTGCTGGAGAAGCGCGTCGGCATGCGCCTGGACCCGCGCCTCGCGCCGGTCAAGGTCGCCGTGCTGCCGCTCTCCCGCAACACCGACCTCTCCCCGAAGGCGCGCGGCCTGGCCGCCGACCTCCGCCAGGCGTGGAACGTCGAGTTCGACGACGCCGGCGCCATCGGCAAGCGCTACCGCCGCCAGGACGAGATCGGCACCCCGTTCTGCGTCACCGTCGACTTCGACACCCTTGAGGACAACGCGGTGACCGTCCGCGAGCGCGACACCATGGCCCAGGAGCGCGTCTCCCTGGACCAGGTCAAGTCCTACCTGGGTGCCCGCCTCCTCGGCTGCTGA